Genomic window (Alligator mississippiensis isolate rAllMis1 chromosome 7, rAllMis1, whole genome shotgun sequence):
CGGAGGCAATGCACACTGCAGGGCTCGGGCTGCCAGAGACACACACAGCCTGCAAATCCCCTCTAATGCCTCCCACCCCGGGGGGATTAAGCCCGGGCAGGATCACCCTGGTGGTAGGCACCAGGCCCTCCATGCCGGGGGAGGGcgcggccggacgggaggcagaGCAAAGCTCCCCTTTTGTGTGCGGGCGGAAGCCACCGTGCTTGGCTCCTAATTTGCTGCTGATTGACTGGAGTCTAATGTTTCCCCTTCAggtgcagcctccccacacacGGCCCCTCTCCGCTCATTCGGAGGGGCCggagcctgttcccagccccagaacaAGAGGAGGCTTTATCACCtttggctgggctggcaaggCCTTGtgggccccctctccccccctcacagctccagccccatgccccgctTTCAGCCAGGCCCTTTGATCTCTCCCAAATCCCTCTGTATCTAAAGAGTAGCCAGGTATTCAGCCCACTCCTAACTAAGGTTTCCAGACAGCTCAGAGAGGGGAAAAGGCTTTTCCCTTTCCCATCACTTAATGAGACTTCAATGCATTGGCTGTTTGGGTGTAAAcaggaatcaaaactcgtggaagaggcgatatctttgattagaccaactcaatattTATttgataaatatgaattttcgtTTCTACCTAGGTGAACTTTTACACTCCTACGCCGGATGAAGCGTgcatgtgcctgaaagtttgcaaataaataaaatatttgtgttgcaaagatctagttggtctaatatcgCCTCTTCCACGAgttatctttgattagaccaactcgaTATTTATTTggtaaatatgaattttcatttctacttaGGTGAACTTTTACACTCCTATGCCGGATGAAGCGTGCATGTGCCCGaatgcttgcaaataaataaaatatttgtgttgcaaagatctagttggtctaataacttgtggaagaggtgatatctttgattagaccaactagatttttgcaagaaaagtattgtatttatttgcaagctttcaggcacacactcCCTTCATCCGGCGTAGGAGTGTAAAAGTTTTCTTCAGTAGAAGTGAAAAATcatatttacaaaataaatatcgagttggtctaatcaaagatattgcctcttccacgagttttgattccttttgcctctactggtacagctacaacctggatacctgccaCATGGGTGTAAAGAGCTCACTCAAGCCACAGGGCaaagcagggacagaggcaggggcagaagcCGGCACACTCCACAGCTGAATGAGAAGCCTGCTCCTAGCACTCTGCTATAGGACCTATAGcgagatggggcaggggtggttaGAGCATGTCATGGCACTACAACAAGAAGACATTTAACATACAGAACCCCCTGGGTTTATGGTCAAAGACACCCATGATtgctcctttggggaagaggggagaagcagcTTTTTGCTGCACGTTCAGCTTATTTCACTCTTGACCCTATGCTCCGCTTAGGAAATAAAACTCCGACCCCTCTGACTGTGCTGTGACTGGACCCCAATATGACAAGGCAAGACTTGCGTCCCCCAGAACACCCCAACCAGCTCCATAATGCTGCTTTGATGGACACTTACAAtagctctgtctctctctagaagttcatttttattcattttagggtttaaaaaaaaaaaaaaaagaaatcaacaaATCCCAAAAGCTAAATGTTTAGGCCTAAAATGACAAGCCTTTAAAGCCTGAAGAAAATAATGGAGCGGGTAAAAAAATCTAACAGGGATCCCTCCTTGTCTGAGAGGGCAATCATGGACGTTAAGCCAAGTTTTTCTTCTAGTCAACTGGGGGTTTGTGGGGCAATGAAATGAAGGGACGGGGTCCTAATGTCTTGGAGGGGGTTGTGTCAGAAGGTGGAGAGGGCATAGGAGGTGGGGGCTTTTACCCCCCACAACCTGGGGGAATGGACTGGGAGCTTGGTTTCTTGCAGCACCCAGCTACGCCCCGATTCTAGGGCATGTACAACACAATAAATAAAATCAAGTGGCCTGCGACAATGATAGAACAAGGGGGAAACAAGTGCTGGGGCCTTCGCTCTGCAACAGCAGGTCTCGACCTCCCCCCATACCGGCCTGCCCCTGGACCCCGCTTCTGCCAAAGCAGCGGCTTAGCTCAGAAGGGGGAGATGTCCCAGTGCTTTGGAGACCTCGAGTCAATTCTTTACTTGGTCAACAATTTCCCCGTGGAGCCCTGGGAAAGTCCCACAGACTCTGATCTGTACCGGGGGGGATAGCAGCACCACCCGATAGCACGGCAATGGGCTGCAGGGAGACAAGCACCATGACAGCCTGCTCCTGCACGGGAAAGCCAGCAcatcctcagccctgctgctccccttcaGGGTTCCCAAGTCACCTGGATTTCTTGGTTTTGGAGCAGACCAAAGCAGTCTCTTGCCCGGCAGCGGTCTGCAAAAAGAAACTGCCTAGGAGCTCGGCCATGCCAGGATCCTTTCCCATAGCCCCGAGCCAGTCCTGTGGCGCTGCTCCCCCGCAGAGACATCCCGCAGTCCGAGACCGCTCcgtggcaggcagctgggtgcTGAGTTGGGGTCGAGGGATAATAAAACCAACCTTGCTCACTGCCAGGCTGGGAAAGTGGCCATTGGGCTGGAACAAGCATGTCAATGCCCAGGGTGGGAGCTGAAGAAATCCCCCAGGAGCGAGCCCGTTGGCTGCCAGTCCTACAGCGGGGCTTGCACAGAGGGGAGCAATGGGCAAACATCAGGGATTGTGACAGTGGGAGGCAAAGGGAAATCCAGTCTGGGATTATAGAGACTAGAAATGCCCTCCTCAATCCAAGGTGTTTGCTCCCTCCAGCCAATAGTTTGTGCCTAAGAGAGTCAGAGTATAAAAATATAGCATCTTTGTAAGAAACatggggggggacgggggatGACGACACgggcctgggaggcatggggtgggagaggcgGAGTCCTATGTGCCACCGGGGGCAGTGGGCAAGGGGGCGGGCACACAGCAGGCAGTGTTGTCTGATGATGCCCGGTATGGAGCAGCTGCACAGGTGGCTGGGGGGCACACAGAGCAGGGGGGGCATCCCATGTGTCCCCTGCGGGGTGGGGAAGCATGTGGCACTACGTGAGAGGCCGCGGGGGACGGGTGCGCTTGGTCCTGCGGGTCGGCGATGAGGAGCCCACAAACTCAAACTGCTTCTGCCGCTCGGCGTTGTTGGGGAAGGGCAGCTGGCCGCGGTACAGGCGTTTGATGAAGTGCGCTTCCCGCTGGTTCTGCCGGCTCTTGGAGGCCTTGCGGGGGCGGCCCTTGCGCGTGAAGGCCATGTACCAGCCCTCGTGGCGCGCGTTCTGGAAGGCCGTGTAGTTGTTCTCCAGCACGATCTCGGTGAAGATGCAGTCTTTGCTCTTGCCGTTGGGCTGGATGGGGGGTGAAGGAGAAGGGGGGAAAGAAGTAGGTTCCTCCAGCAAGGAAAGGGTTAAATGGACAGGGTTCCCAGGGTGCCAGGCATCATGGTGGCAagcccagctttccctgcccacTTCTTTCCCCATGATGCCAGAACCTGTGCAATGTGTGCATTCGCTACCAGGGCCTGGATGTGGGGCAGCAGACCTAGGGCTGTAATGGAGCTATGCGGACTTCCATCAGTTGAGAGCCCGGCTTTTTATGCTGGGGCTCCTCGGGTTTGGCATTCCCCAGCATGTAGCCAGACAGAAAGACATCCCTGAATCACGGTGTTCAAGGTCAGATCATTCAGCCCATTCAACTGCACATCATCCTTGTGCTAAGTGCTGTGATCACTGCCTTTGGCTGAAGCACATCTCCCCAGGGGCACCCAGTAGGGAaaccacaggggatggggaatcTGTGGTGGGCCTGGGTAGCGACCCAGCTTGGTGCTTGGGGTACAGCATGCAGTGGCGGGGGAGAGGAGGTCCTAGGTCTGTGATTCACCTTTCCAATGAGCTTCCCTCTCTTGCTCATGCAGATGTACTTCTCACTCTCGGCTCCCTTGATGCGCACGCGGCTCCCGAAAGTGTCCGTCTCCACAATCAGCTTTgctgaaaggaagagagagagaaagaggggtggggggagagagaaggagccAGAGGGGACAGGAGAGAGCTCCTTCGAGCAACAGCCTGTCCACGTGCTGGCTAGAATAGCACTGACTAGAGTGATGTGCCGGCAGGCAAAGCATCTGTATCGTTGCAAACCATGCTCTATCCCACTTCTGTGCTCTGTTACCTGCAGCCTGCACAGGTGTTTGCTTAGGTCACCTGGAGAACGGGGCAGTGCAAGAAGGCAGTAGCTGCAGGCTGGGAAGTCGGGGCAGTTTCTTTCCAAGCAGCTTAGAGCAGCCTTTGCCTTTTACATGGAAACAGAGCATTTCTGTTAAGGACATTCGAGGTCATCCTTTGCAGCTCTCTGACACGCAACAGTTCCCAAAGCGTCATGTCTGAACAGTGGGTGATGGAGGATTCCCCAGGAGCGAATATAATGTACTGCTGGACTCTGCGCCTTTGGCTTTTGCAGAAAGCTCAGGCTGAAATCATTGCCACATTAGTGATAATTCCCATCATATTTACTGGTTTTTCTGCCTTGCTGCTGGACTCTCCGCTTCCTTTAGTGGGGAAAAAGCAAGGTTTCCACCTTTCtggttgcagagaaaagctttCAAGTGTCACCTGCAAGCAACCTAAAGGCTCAGAAACCAGCAAGCAAATAGCAACCCTGCCCCGCAGCGTGGCATTTtcaaaatctcatgatttttaacaCAGTCCCCTGGTTTGGGAAGGGTTAAGCCTGGCATGCAGGGTGTGGGAGTTGTTTATCACTGCTGGGTGCTAGGACTGTTGTATTTAATCTCTTGAATTAGGGGTGCCGTGGGGCTTATGGGGTGCATTTCAGCCCAGAGACTGTTCTAGGCCTAGAGGGAGAAGCCAGCAGGATGCATGCTTTTTTCTCTGCCCTCTGTCTCCAGCGTAATGCTTGCTGCTGCAGACGACTAGTTAGAAGCAGCACGCATGGATGGATATACACGGAGGCAAAACTGTACAGCTTTgagccctgctgcactgtgggacCCACCAGCGACCTGGGCTCTTCTAGATGAGCACATCAATGCACTCCCTTGTAATAACTGGGAGGGACTTCCCCACATTTCTGAATGCATGCATCCCTGCCTGGGAGAAGACACCACCTCTCAAATAATCAGGTAGCTCCAAGCTGAGCTCTAGCTGTGGCTAAGGCCACCTCCAAGCAGCTTCCACCTCATCCCTGGATGAGTAACAGCACTGACGTCTAATGAAGTCAGATGAGACGCTTGCCTCCCACCCTTAGGCCTCCAGCTGCGGCTGCTAAATCAAGTTGATTAGGAAAGGCAAGTTTAAGATAAAGAAAGGCAAGCTGCACTGGTCCTGCTTCATGCACCTAAGTGTGGCTGCTTGGTGCTTCAAGAGGACAGGCCTTCTCCCTGTGGACTGGACATAGTCCTAGGTACATGCAGAAACTGGCACACGGGAAGTTCATGCCAAGGGAGGTGGGTTCTGTATTTCCCAGTCTGCAAAGTCTCTTATCTGCTGCACTCTCAGGAAAACATGCACCGTTTCCTTTATAATGAGACCGTTTCCATCCAATGGGACAATTAAGATTTTTTAATATTCCTCACTGATCGGCCCACAGcttgtctgccatgtcctttCTGATGAAACCTAATTAACTGATCCTACCCAATTTCTCAACAGATAGAGGAATTTCCCCCTTCTGGGACAATTTTtaattatccttttttttttttcagatgaaagCTGCAAAAGGGCTACTTTTATCTTTTGGCTTTGGATAAACCCTCCTCTGAAAAGCATTACCATCTCTGTGCAACCCTGCGATAATTAAAAGTCCAGATAAACTTAGTATTATTCATAACGCAGCACCTTTCCATTTACCCTGATGCTGCTGCACGAATGGCAACCGGCCTGTTCCGTTGTCTAACAATAGGGACATCAATGCAGGCTTATTTCTTCTCCCACAGAAGCTAGAGAGCAGGAGTCAGATGTATTTTAAACCCAGTTAAAAATCTTCCCTTTGATTAGCTCGACTGCTGAAGACAATGTACTAATCTTCCCAGCTACCTACATGTAGCTGTGTCTGAAGGTCAGACGAGATCTCAGCGCCCTGCCTTTCTGCTGCTAATTGACATTTAACCCCCAATAATGCACTAATCTAAACTCAGCTGGAGTTGCTCATAATTTCACCCTATGAGAATCTAGGTCTATTGTCCCTAGAGCAAAGCTGGATTGTTACTGCAACAAGCCATTGTACCTTTGACATACTGCATTCTCTCCTGATGTTCAGATCATCCCCAATAACCTTGGTAGGAGATATTTTGTAAATGCTGGATTCTTAAACCAAAATAGGGACATCTTGCCCCCATTGAAGCCTCAGGGAGCTTTGCCTCTGTTCCCAATAGGGCCAAGATTTCACTTGTCCTGAGAAAGCTCGGGTTGGATTGGAGTATGTGTTTCACGCCCGGTTGCAACCTTGCCCACGCTGAAGAAGAAACACGATGTCTACTCCGTGGTCACCCTCATGACTCGCTGAGAACAAATCTTGGAAGTCAGGACTGAAGTCCTTCCAGGACTCATTTCCAACCAGAGCTGTGAACATCTTGCTCCAAACCCCCCCAAGCCCTACCCTGCTTTAAACATCATTCGACCTCATTCCTCTCCAGTGCTTGGCACAGAAACCAGGTGCATGGATGTCTGGTCTCCTGCTCTGGCCAGCAAGTTGCTGCATGATTATTCGTTATCACCAGCACTGCAGCTATGCCTAGCAACCCTTGGCATGGGCTAGTACCCCACTGTTGGGAATGGGCTTTATCAACCCGATTCCAGAGGTGCAGTGCAGCCAGATGTGACTAATACAACCCTCCCCGGAAAGTCTACCATTCCCTTGGCACATGGGACACCCCTCCAGCCTGCCTCTTTTCATCCCACACAGCTGAAGTGCTCCAGACTGCTTACCAAACTTGTTGCCGTCCTCTGCGGTGGCCGTGATCCTTTTGCCGTTCACTTGGACGTGCTTGCCGCTGGTCCGGCTGTACAGCTGGTACTCCCTGATCTGCCTCCGACTCAGCTGGTCTGTCATGGCGCCCTGGTCCCTCACGTACTGGTTAAAATTAGGAGACGGTTGATTCTCCCCCTTTGTttacaaagggaaaaataaaatcaatttgtTTTGGACAGCCCCACAGACGTGGCGAGGGTGTTGAATCGGGAGCCAACGCTGGAGCCTCCTGGGTGGGAGGGCCTGGGCAGACCAATGGGGGAGGTCTGGTGCCCTGCAGAGAGTGCTGGCTAGATGGCATGAGTTCAGAGCCAGGAGCTAACCCACGGACATCCTGGCAGGGATGGAGGTGGGCgccctggagaggaggccacAGACATGCCGCAGCCTGGCCTGAAGGCAGAGGTTCCCCTAGGCAGGAGTCCATGTGTCGGGTTGGGGTAGGAGCCCAGGACATTGGAGAGGAGCCCCAAGCAAACTCATGGACCCACTCTAGATGCCAGGGCATCCTTGgtctggctccatcccatgcagGCAGCAATTCAAGGCCATTGTCACTGGATTGCAGGGAGATGATCATTTCAAGCAGAGACCCTCACTCTAACTGCAGTTGTCACTTCACCAAAACCCGCTGCTACAAATGGAGTTACTAGGCAGCTCTGGCAGAGGACAGATTGGGGTATatctgccctgcacacacacgGGGGAATGCTTGTATGgttcccctaccccatccagggaATTCACAGGTATTGCTGCTCTACCAAGGGACAATCTGGCATCATATACACCATGACAAAGCTTGCTCAGGCCTCTTGAAAACTTGGAGACACAGTCTACTGGGAAACAAGCTCACTGGGGTCTCTTGTTGTCCTGTTATGGGGCACTTGGGATGGTTCCCAGTTATGGGTTTATGAGCCTTGTCACCTATCAAAAGTCTTCTCCTGTGATAACAAGACTCAGTGCTACAGAGAGAGGATTCCCACTCTGCACAGACAAGTGTCTGGTCTGTGTCTCCATCCATTCACTGCGATCTGGTCTCTACCGGTGAGATGGTCTATTCATATATTACATGGAACAGTCCACTGATCTCATCTTTGCGTTACCATATATAAATCATCCATCCATCTATTGCAACCCTGTCTATCCATCCAcccatcaccatggtatctgagcACCTTCATATGATACTTCCAACACAGGGCTTATTAGCATACTGGAGGAGAAATTGAAACAGATGAAGCTCTTTTTTTAGCCTCACCATAACTGTCCTCAGTAAATGAGAACAGGCAGGAAATAGGCTGCGGGAGAGAAGGAAAATGCTTTCCACTTAACTAGTCTTTCTCCGTGTGGGATCAGAAAAGACTGGGTGGGGAGGTCCTGTCCCTGAAATATTATAGTCAGGAGCAGTGTGCGAGAGAGGTCCAtgctgggcagagcaggcccaggccaGCTTGAGGCATCTGTCAAAACACAAGCTACTTGCTGGTGCCCTTAGCCTTAGCATGCAGCGCTTGTGCTGTTGTCTTGCATGTTCCCCTGACTGCCCTCCAGTACTCCCGCCAGAGCCGGGCTCACCCTTAGAAGTGTCCAGGCCCACGGACCAGGACTGCACATTGCAGGATGGCAAGGGAGCTGCCGAACTGAGAGGCAGACATGTCCCAGGGGCCACAGTTGATGCCAACACTCCCAGAGCGAAGCAGAACTTCACTGCTGGGCTCTGGTGTCCCAGGACACGCCAGAGCCTGCCAACTGCCTCCAAGATCCCCAAGCAAATGTTAAACCAGAGCCTCGGAGCCTGACAAACCCATTGCAATGTCCCAGTCGACAGAGCTCGTGATAACTGAACCAGCCCACGCATACCAGCTCGACTGCAGCCTTCACCGGCCAGGCTAAAACTGGGACACCCAGAAGGTGTGCAGGGAACGGGGGCGCTTTCTGAGCAGCAAACCAAGCATCACAGATCAGATAAATACCACGGCTCATTTCTAGCTCCCCCCCACTTTCATCAGACTCCACCTCAGTTCCCCTGGAAAGCATCTTaagctgtagcaaattcagcaacAAGCTTTTCTGTCAATGCAGAGAGGTGGAGAAGACTGACAGATTTGCGGGTTTGGGTACAAATGCCTTTGCGCTATGGGGCTAGAAAGCTGCCAGTGAGCTGCATGGACAGGcgctctctcctctcctcccagcaAAACGGAGGGCCAAATACCACTTATACTTGTGTCTCACCACTAGCCGGGATTACAACAGACTCAGCCGATGTCACCAAGAGCAAGATCAGAGTTTGCTCTTAACTGGATTCTCCTCTCACTGACACCCGATTTTGCACCGGCTCAATGCAGTTGATG
Coding sequences:
- the FGF17 gene encoding fibroblast growth factor 17 isoform X1; the encoded protein is MQHISLQNLSICFQLLMLSCQTQGENQPSPNFNQYVRDQGAMTDQLSRRQIREYQLYSRTSGKHVQVNGKRITATAEDGNKFAKLIVETDTFGSRVRIKGAESEKYICMSKRGKLIGKPNGKSKDCIFTEIVLENNYTAFQNARHEGWYMAFTRKGRPRKASKSRQNQREAHFIKRLYRGQLPFPNNAERQKQFEFVGSSSPTRRTKRTRPPRPLT
- the FGF17 gene encoding fibroblast growth factor 17 isoform X2, which gives rise to MQHISLQNLSICFQLLMLSCQTQYVRDQGAMTDQLSRRQIREYQLYSRTSGKHVQVNGKRITATAEDGNKFAKLIVETDTFGSRVRIKGAESEKYICMSKRGKLIGKPNGKSKDCIFTEIVLENNYTAFQNARHEGWYMAFTRKGRPRKASKSRQNQREAHFIKRLYRGQLPFPNNAERQKQFEFVGSSSPTRRTKRTRPPRPLT